DNA from Deltaproteobacteria bacterium:
GCTTCCCCGATATGTTCGTCCACTACGCCGGGCTGTGTGCCCAGGGGCGCGTGCGTCTCGGCGAGCCTTACCTTTTCAAGGCGCTCGTCGGGCCCTGGATCCTGAACTTTCCGACCAAGGGCCACTGGCGGTCGGTGTCGCGACTCTCCGACATCGTCGCGGGGCTCGAGCATCTCGAAGAGCATTATCGGGAGTGGGGGATCACGTCACTCGCAGTCCCGGCGCTCGGTTCGGGAAATGGCGGACTCGAGTGGGCTGTCGTCGGACCGACCGTCTTTCGACACCTGAGTCGATTCGACATCCCGGTGGAACTCTACGCCCCACTGGATGTGCCCGACCACGAATCGACGTCGGAATTCCTGAGTAACGATTCCGACTCCGCGCTCCCCTTCGCCATGCCTTCGTCAGATCGGAAGATTCCGCCCGCGCTCATCGCGCTGGCCGAGATCGTTGCACGGATCGAGGCACAGCCGTTTCATTGGCCCGTCGGTCGGGTGGCGTTTCAGAAGATCGCGTACTTCGCGACCATGAAGGGTTTGCCGACCGGCCTCGAATTCCGGCGAGGCCGTTATGGGCCGTTTTGCGACTCGCTCAAGACGGTTACGACGCGGCTGGTGAATCACGGCCTGCTGGTCGAGCGCGAGCATGGGAAGATGATCGTCGTCGAAACCGGACCGGCTTTTCCGACGGCGCGTCGGCTCGCCGAAACGCTTCTCAAGTCGTGGTCGGCCCTGCTCGACGACGTCGCCGATCTGCTGCTCCGCATGAAAGGTCGCGAAGTCGAGATCGCGGCGACGGTTCATTTTGCGGCGCGCGAGGCCCGTTCGAACGGGGCGCAACCATCCGAGATGGATGTCCTGCACGCCGTGAAGGAATGGAAGGTTCGCAGAACCCCGCCGATTC
Protein-coding regions in this window:
- a CDS encoding macro domain-containing protein; translated protein: MVTVRKGDLFRSSAQTIVNTVNCVGIMGKGLALEFKMRFPDMFVHYAGLCAQGRVRLGEPYLFKALVGPWILNFPTKGHWRSVSRLSDIVAGLEHLEEHYREWGITSLAVPALGSGNGGLEWAVVGPTVFRHLSRFDIPVELYAPLDVPDHESTSEFLSNDSDSALPFAMPSSDRKIPPALIALAEIVARIEAQPFHWPVGRVAFQKIAYFATMKGLPTGLEFRRGRYGPFCDSLKTVTTRLVNHGLLVEREHGKMIVVETGPAFPTARRLAETLLKSWSALLDDVADLLLRMKGREVEIAATVHFAAREARSNGAQPSEMDVLHAVKEWKVRRTPPIPESAFVESIRGLNVLGWVDLAFSRELPVESEAAFAD